The following proteins are co-located in the Silene latifolia isolate original U9 population chromosome 1, ASM4854445v1, whole genome shotgun sequence genome:
- the LOC141611503 gene encoding alcohol dehydrogenase-like 7 yields the protein MTSVGKPIHCKAAVAREAGKPLVIEEVVVAPPKAHEVRIKIICTSLCHSDLTLWKWKEPPGYFPRILGHEAAGIVESIGEDVNEFEEGDFVVPVLLANCRECIDCKSTKSNQCETLPFKLSPYMPRDETSRFTDTKGEALYHCLHVSSFSQYTVVDVAHVVKINPAIPSDRACLLSCGLSTGVGAAWKTAQVEAGSTVAIFGLGVIGLAVAEGARLCGANRIIGIDLNPAKFESGKKFGVTDFVNPQDTGSKSVSEVINEMTGGGADYCFECVGRSSLMQDAYACCRKGWGKTVVVGVDNPKSEIKLNCHDVLHNGKTLTGSLFGGLKAKSDVPTLVNWYLDKKLQLDEFVTHEMKIEDVNEAFELLLDGKCLRCVLWMDK from the exons ATGACTTCAGTAGGGAAACCCATTCATTGCAAAG CCGCGGTAGCAAGGGAGGCCGGAAAACCATTGGTGATTGAAGAAGTGGTGGTTGCTCCACCTAAGGCACACGAAGTTCGTATTAAGATCATTTGCACTTCTCTTTGTCATAGTGATCTTACCTTATGGAAATGGAAG GAACCACCTGGATACTTTCCAAGAATCTTGGGTCATGAGGCTGCAGG TATTGTGGAGAGCATAGGAGAGGACGTTAATGAGTTTGAAGAAGGAGATTTCGTAGTGCCAGTGTTATTGGCCAACTGTAGGGAATGTATCGATTGCAAGTCTACGAAAAGCAATCAATGCGAAACACTGCCATTTAAGCTGTCACCATATATGCCAAGAGATGAGACAAGTAGATTCACAGATACCAAAGGGGAAGCCTTGTACCATTGTTTACATGTCTCGAGTTTCAGCCAGTATACAGTTGTGGATGTTGCTCATGTTGTCAAGATTAACCCTGCTATTCCATCTGATAGAGCTTGTCTTCTTAGTTGCGGACTTTCCACTG GAGTTGGTGCTGCTTGGAAAACAGCTCAAGTCGAAGCAGGATCAACAGTTGCTATATTTGGCTTAGGAGTCATTGGATTAGCG GTCGCTGAGGGTGCAAGACTGTGCGGAGCTAACAGAATCATTGGCATTGATTTAAATCCTGCCAAATTCGAATCAG GAAAAAAGTTCGGCGTTACTGACTTTGTGAACCCACAAGACACAGGGAGTAAATCAGTCAGTGAG GTTATTAATGAAATGACAGGAGGAGGAGCAGATTACTGCTTTGAGTGTGTAGGCAGGTCGTCTTTGATGCAAGACGCCTATGCTTGCTGTCGAAAG GGATGGGGGAAGACGGTGGTTGTAGGCGTTGATAACCCAAAGTCGGAGATAAAATTAAACTGTCACGACGTGCTACACAATGGAAAAACTTTGACAGGGTCCTTATTTGGAGGCCTCAAGGCCAAATCTGATGTTCCAACTCTTGTCAACTGGTACTTAGACAAG AAATTACAGTTAGATGAATTTGTAACACATGAGATGAAGATTGAAGATGTCAATGAAGCATTTGAGCTGCTTCTCGAcggaaagtgtctccgatgcgtttTATGGATGGATAAATAA